Within the Blastopirellula marina genome, the region CGACAATCGTCAGACAGCCAGCTACCACAAAGTGCATCGACAGGTGATGCGTGACGAATGTCGCCAGGTATAGCAGCATGTATGTGAGCGAGGTCATCGGCAAATCAAAGGGAAAAGGCATCTTAGCGGTCTCCCTTCATAGCGACATCGGATCGATGCCGTGGCCCCGACGCCGGCTCCGTCCCGGCGGCATCCAACCACTTCTGAATATTGGCCAACGCTTCTTCCTCCAAAGGTGCCTCCGCCGCTTCGTCATCGCCGTGCTCGACCCATTTCAGGTAACGCACCAGCGATTCCAGTTCCTCAGGCGTGCCCGCAAACGGGGGCATAAATGGCTTGGTGTGCTGCAGCTTGGCAAAGTTCATCCGCATCTGATCGGCATCCCAGGTCTTCGTCAAATCAGTTACGCCGTTGATGCCGACCACCGTATGGCACACCGCACACTGACGCCGAAACACCTTCGCGCCGCGGGTTGTAACTTCGCCGGCAACCTTTGTTCCGTCAGTCAGTGGATAGGGATCATTCGCCAGGCAGCCATCCTTGCGCATCTGGGCGACCTCGTCCGGAAAGATCCCGTTGGAGTACATCCAATAACGAATCGAGTAAGGCTTCCGCGAGCCTTCACGAACGAACTCGCCGCCGGCTGTCGCCCCGAAGGCCAGCATCAGCAGCAGGGTGGCCGTCGCTCCGTTGATATACAGCTTTTGCAGGAACATTCCAATGAACGCGTACCCACCGATCGCGACCGACGCCCCAACCGAGATATTCATGAACAACGTCATCGCCGGGCTGCCGCCGGTCACCCAGCTGCGGCTATCTTCCGGCATCGCCAGCATGAACCAACCACCGAGAATCGGCATCAGCACCATCGGCACCAACAAATGGGCCGCGTAGTTGATCAGTTTTCGTTTCTCTTCCTGGTCGAGCTTCGTCATCGTGTTCACCACGATGCAGGCCACCAGGCCGGAAAGTGTCAGCGCGACAATCGTGCGAAAGAACAGGCTCGGCCAGAAGGTCGGATTGAAGAACCCGGCCACAATCGAGTGATCGTCGATCCATCCCCCCGGCGTAAGCTGCCAGCTGATAATGCCGTTGATCAAAAACAGACTCATCCACGCCGCAAACGCGTACATACCCAGCAGCTTCAAACAGGCCGCATCGCTGATGTTGCGGTGATACCGGTAAAAGAGGTACCCAGCGAAGATTTCCAGCAGAAAAAAGAGATACTCAGTCGCCCAGATCCAGTGGAAGTTGCGAATCATCTCGCCAATGGTTGGGGCACTAACCTGAATCGCCGTGAACCAGATCCCCACGCCGGTGACCGCCCCGGCCACAAAGCTGATCAGCACCAGCCACTTGAAGTAGCCATGCACAAACAGCCGGGCATTGGCACACCGGCCGGTCATTGCCAGCCACTGGAAGTAACACAACAGCATCCCCCCGCCTACCGCAAACTGGGCGAGAAACACATGCACCACCGCCACGATTGCCATCAAAATCCCTGGCATCAGCGGATCGTATTGATTGACGGGAAAGACTTCCATCGTCGCGCAGATTCCTCATTCATGCTGTCCATCGAGCGGGATTACCTTCTTCTACCTTACAAGCCAAGAAAGTAGAAGCCCGTGCGGCATATTGTCGCAGTATCAGATTCAGGACGAAATATCAGATCGCTGATTCAAATGTACTTAGGCAAAAGTCATTTGTCCGATAGGCTATAGCTGAGGCGCAAGAATCACGAGCACTCCCTGGAGTTCGCGTATGGCTGAGTTTATTCATCTAAAGACAGAAGATGGTGAAGTCTATATGGTCAATCTTGATCATGTTCATCATGTCCACGAGAATCCCAACACCAAGAAGGTTTACATCAAGATGATTAACCGAGCAGGCAAGGAGGATCTCACCTTTATCGTCGGAGAGACGCAACGTCGCGAGATCATTAAATTCTTTGAGTGGAAGTGTCTGAACCGCGACTTCTAGCAATCGAGCCGAGCCTAGCCTAGCGCGAGACCCGGGCAATCACCATCAGCAGCGTATGAACGTGCGCATCCGCATGGCTGCGCGACATGACAATGCTCGCCTCGTTGTCGTTGACCAGCGTGTTCGAGGTCATCTCGGTTTGTTCGCGCTCGCGTGGAGCGTGCCCTCCGGCAATGATCACCGGCACTTCGCTGAGTACCGTCACCCCGAGCCCATAGCGTTGTTCATCCAAGATCCACGGCACGGCGGTCACCTTGGTCTGGGCAGACGCGGTGGTCGCCCCGCCGCGTTGGTGATCGTGCCCAGCGGCATACGCCGTGGCAAAATTAACGCGTTGTTCCAAGTCGGGAAACGTGTGCAGCGTAAACGCATCGACGGCAGCGGCCAGCGAGCCTCGTTCACGGGGAAGCAGTCGGCTGATCGAGTGATGCAGCGTGCTCCACAATTTCGAGTCATGCGACTTCACCGCCGCGGCAATATCGCGGACCAGGTCTTCATCGATACCCCCTTGCCGCGCATCGACGGCGACGGTCACCACCATCAACTCGAAATCAATCTTCGTGGGATTGGCCGGCTTAGCCGTTTGAGCCCAAGCAGCACTGGTGAATGAAATTGCCAGCAGAATGGCAGCCAATCGGCTAAACATGACAATCCTTTCGATGAGCAAGAGAGAAGCGTTCATCAAGTAGGACGAATGTCATGCCATGGCGGTTTTCAGCAATTCAGTTCCACTGAACCAAAATCACGACTTCCTCGAAAACGTCACCACTTTGCTTAGCCATTTCAGACAACACGCCCACTTCGCCGGCCGGCAGCACCAGGCTGCCTTGGGCGGTGATGGTGGCGATCGCTGGTGGCTGGGACTGAGGCGAGTTGAAGGCATACGGCTGAGCCACTGTGGTTCTTGGTCCGAAGCCGCCAGCACCAGCCTCCACTGCTTTTTCCTCCTCTTCGCCTGATTCCTTTGGCTGTTCGGCCGCATCTTCCACCTTCGGAGCGGGCTGATCGATGTACGACTTCTCGAATGCCACACTGAGACCAAGCTTGCCTTCTTCCTTGCTGGCAACTGGCTCAACACGGACCATCGTTCCCACTTCGTGCATGCTATAGGAGACGGCTCGGGCTCCTCCTCGGCTTCCCATTGTGGTCGTCCCCGAGACGAACGGTTCGCGACCACCACGCTGCATAATGATCGACTGACCATCAATTGATTGAGCCTGGATGTAATCGACCAGATGGATCCCCTTACTACCAGGCTTGGCCAGCCACGGCAGCAGCCGGGCTGAAAGGGACGGGCCGGCCCCTTCAATTCCCGACTTCACCTCACTGGCAAGCGTGGTTTTGGGCAACGCATCGTTTGTGCGCCGCAGCATCACGACTTCCACCTGGAAGCTTTTTGCAGCAGCCAATACAGGCTTCGCAGCTTCTCTCGCAGGCGTCTTCCTTTCGGCCTGCTCCTGCGAAAACAGGACGGTCGGGGCGGCAACAACAGCGACGGCAACCAGCCAGATGAGATTGCGGAGAGGCATGAGGGGGCTCCATATTCAGGCAGAATGACTCGCGCGAGTTCGATTCTATCCCCCGGTAAAGACGCCGTGCAAACTAATTCGCCGGAAAGGGTGCCGGATCGGCCAGACCAACGCGAACCAGAACCGCTAGATCCTGCTTGAATTCCTTTCCCTCAATGTTCTTGATTTTCAGCATGCCCCCCAGCACCGTGGTCTTCCCCGATTCAGATTTGATTCGGGTGCTGACCGCCTGCCGATGCAAAACAGGTACGGGAGGTGCGCCGGGATCGTTGACGTTTTCTAGGGTCGTCGTAGGCATGTGTTTTTCGAATCGGAAGCGTGTAAGAAGCTGTTCGTCTGGCGTATTATCTGTACGGACCGTCGCGTTTAACGTTTCGTCCAGAAGTCCCATGCCCGGCATCATCGGGATGTTGGCCCCTTCGAACATCCCCTTCGGGTCTGCAAACTCGGCAGCCAGCGAATGCCGGGTTGTGAACTCCACTTCTTCTCCCAGCGGTATCTTTAACTGCATCAGATCGACTTCGTGCAGATCACGGTCTTTGTCTCGCAGCCACTGGTCGAGAAAGGGAACCAAACCTTCCTGGGCGAGCTTTGAATCTTCGAGCTGTTTCTCGAACTCTTCGCTGAGCGGCGGCTGTTCGGTTGATAGGCGAACCCGTGTGACGAATGCCAGCTCGACCATCACCCGCGGCGACTGCGCCGCGGCAATTGCTGGCAAAATGGCCGAAAAAAGAGTGACCAGTACCAGGCAGCGTATGCGATCCATCTTTTACCTCTGCGAGAGAATCACCCACCGTTTTGGGCCAAACCGCCCCCTCAGGGCTCTCCACACTGTATGAAAACGACTCTCAGCGATACAATAGCAACGTTTCCTGCGGGCATCCCGCTGATATCCCAAACCGCCGAGCTGAGACGAAATCGATGAAGGTTACTGGTACCGAACATAAGATCTCCGACTTCTCCGGAGATGTCCTGGTCGTGGGAACTTACGAAGACGGCCTCTCGCCGCCGGCGAACCAGTTAGACAACTTAATCGGCGGAAGTATTACGCGTTTGCTCGAATCGAACGATATCACGGGCAAGGCCAACGAAGTGACCACTATCTTGGCCCCCGGCGGATTTGCCGTCACCCGTATCTTCGTGATCGGCCTGGGCAAGAAAGAAGACCTGAACCAGCAGCGTGCCTATGAAGCCGCCGCCACGGCAGCAGTGGCATTGTCGGCCAAGAAGGTTGAAAAGGCCGCATTCTACCTGGACGACTTCTGGCCCAGCGAACTGATGGAACAAGCGATCGCCGGGGCCGTGTCCGCAGTAAACGGCCAAGACATCTATCGCAAAGAGAAAAAACAAAACCCCCCAGGCGAGATCCTCTGGAACGCCGCCACCACGGAAGTTCTGGAACGTGGTATCGCCCTGGGCAACGCAATCAGCCTGACTCGCTCGCTGGTCAATCGTTGTGCCAACGATATCTACCCGGCCACCTTCGCCGAAGAAGCCGCCGTCGTCGCCGAAAACCACGACCTGAACATCGAGGTTTGGGACAAGGCCAGGTTGACCGAAGAAAACTGCGGCAGCTTGCTCGCCGTCGCTCGTGGCAGCGTCAAAGATCCTCGCCTGGTCATCATCCGCTATAACGGCGGCAAAAAGGGAGCCCCCCCCTTGGCCTTGGTCGGCAAAGGGGTCACCTTCGACAGCGGCGGGCTTTCGCTGAAGCCATCGGACAGCATGATCACCATGAAAGCCGACATGGCTGGTGCCGCCACGGTGCTGGGGGCTATCAAAGCGATCTCCGCCTTGAAGATCCCGGTCAATGTCGTTGGGCTATGTGGCCTGGTCGAGAACATGGTTTCCGGCGATAGCTACAAACTGGGGGATATCCTCCACTCGCGTAGCGGCAAAACGATTGAAGTCCTCAATACCGACGCCGAAGGTCGCCTGGTGCTGGCCGACGTCTTGAACGTGGCCCTGGACGAAAAGCCGCTGGCCATTGTCGACCTGGCCACGCTGACCGGTGCCTGCGTTGTGGCTTTGGGCATGGACACCGCCGGCCTGATGACCAACGAGCCTGACTGGTGCCACGAAGTGGAACAGGCCGCCCTGACCACCGGTGAAAAGATGTGGCAACTGCCGATGTACGCCGAGTTCGGCGAGCAGGTCAAAAGCCAGATCGCCGACGTCAAGAACGTGGGGGACGGCCGCTGGGGTGGTGCCATCACGGCTGCCAAGTTCCTCGAAGAATTCGTCGACGATACCCCTTGGACCCATATCGATATCGCCGGTCCATCGTTCGCCGAAAAACCCAAGCCCTATTGCGGTGGCGGAGCGACCGGTTTTGCGGTTCGCACCTTGGTGGAATTGGCGCGACGCCAAGCGACCCGTTAAAACTACGTAAATTGTAGTGCCGCGCCCGGCTCACACATCTTGTCCCCTCGCCCCTCCGGGGAGAGGGCTAGGGTGAGGGGGCAACTCCGGCACCAACTTCCCAAGCTGCTACATCCCATGAAGATGGAGCAGCCCGCCATCGGCTTCTCTCGTTTACACCCTCAGTCTGGATTGACCCTAGCCATGCCTTGGATTTCCGAAACCGCAAAAGAAATCAAAAAACCAGAGTTGCTTACCATCCTCGATCGCGCGATCGAAGAAGCTCGCCAGCGGATCTGTGGCACGCCGAAGCGAGTTCTCTTGCTTCCTCCCGACATTACCCGCATGCACTCCGGGGCTGGCTGGATCACCGAGTACTTCTGGGAGAAGCTCAAAGACGAAGCCGAGATCCACGTTATCCCGACGCTTGGTCAGCACGAGCCTCACACGCCTGAGCAGAACAAGCAGATGTTCGGCAACATCCCCAACGAGATCATCCACCCGCACGACTGGCGCGATGGGTGCGTGAAGATTGGCGAGATCTCGGCTGACTTCGTCAAAGAGATCAGCGATGGTGCCGCCGACTGGGCCATTCCCATCTGGCTGAACAAGATGCTGATGGAACAGCAGTGGGACCTGATCATCAACATCGGTCACGTCGTGCCGCACGAAGTGCTTGGCTTCGCCAACCACAACAAGAATTACTTCATCGGCCTGGCCGGTAAGGACCTGATCTGCACCTCGCACATGATGGCCGCCAGTTGCGGGATCGAGAACAACCTCGGCAACCTGATCACGCCGGTTCGCGCCGTGTTCAACAAGGCCGAAGAAGAAATGCTTGGCCACCTGCCGGACTTCTACGTCCAGGTTGTGCTCGCCCGTAACGAAGCTGGCCAGCTTGTTCATACCGGTATCCACATCGGCGACGATCTCGATACCTACCTGAACGCCGCCAAGCAGTCGCGTGCCGAGAACATCACCGTCTTCGACGAGCCGATCAAGAAGATCGTCTGCGTCATGCAAGGGGACGAGTTCTTCAGCACCTGGGTGGCCAATAAAAGCGTCTACCGAACCCGCATGGCGATTGCTGACGGCGGCGAACTGCTGGTGATCGCCCCAGGCTTGAAGCGTTTCGGCGAACAACCGGACGTCGATGCACTCATTCGTAAGTATGGTTACCAGCCGACCGAGAAGATCCTGGAACTGTACAAGGTGAACGAAGACATGCAGGACCTGGCCCACGGCACGGCTCACCTGATGCACGGCACCTCGGAAGACCGCTTCACGATTCGCTACGCCCCAGGTCACCTCAACCAGGCAGAAGTCGAACAGGTTAACTTCGCGTACGCCGACTACGAAGAAACGATCAAGCGTTATCCAATCGACCAACTGAAGGAAGGCTTCAACACCATGCCAGACGGCGAAGAAATCTTCTTCATCGCCACCCCATCGGCCGGTCTCTGGAGCACCAAAGACAAGCTCTACAACCGCAAGACGGGCTTCGCTGAGGTGTAGGCAGAATTAGCCACACACAGCACCGAGAAAGCAAAACGCCTGGGACCGATATCCCAGGCGTTTTTTATGCGCGTCAATGGTCAAGCTACTGTGGGCTCCCCATCCGCGTAATCCGCGGTTAGCTTCCTGCTTCTCTCCTATTCCCTCGGTGCTCTTTATGACCTCTGTGGCAAAACCCCCACCCTTCCCTCCCATGGTCAGGGGATTTCATTTGACGCCCTGCCCCCTATACCCCAAGATACGGGCAGAAGAGCTTCCTCTCGGATTTCCGCATTTTCCGGCCAAGATTCCCGTAAAATGGCCGAATACCGGGATGAAAACGCTACTTCCGTTTTGCTTGTCTTTGTGAAAGGTGCGTCTGATGTCCCTGGACTTGGTGTTTCTCGGCTGTGCTATTGTGGCTGGATCGGTATTCGTCCTCCAGTTTCTACTGGCGGTCGTGGGCGTCGGGATGGAAGGGGCCGATATCACCGGAGACATCCCCGATGACGTCCCTGATGACTTCACCGGCGATTCGCACGGTTCCACCGCGATGTTTGGGGTTCTCTCCTTCAAGACGCTGGTTTCCGCGTTCACCTTTTTCGGTTTGACGGGGCTCGCCTGTCGAGCTGCCGACCTGAACCAGCCCGTTTCGTTCACTATTGCCATCATCGCTGGTATGGCCGCGATGTACTTTGTTCACTGGATCATGCAGTTGCTGATGAAGCTGGCTCATGACGGAACGGTTCATATTCACAACGCGATCGGCGAGAACGGGACGGTTTACATCCCCATCCCCGCCAGCAAGAGCGGCGTCGGCAAGATCCAGGTACGCGTGCAAGACCAACTGGTCGAGTTCGCCGCCCAGACGACTGCCGACGAAAAGCTGGCGACCGGAACACCTATTCAAGTCGTCGATGTTGTGAGCCCCACCATCGTTCTGGTCGTTCCCCTATCGACACCCATGCGTGCCCAACCCGATTCCGTAGAACCGGAACAAACGGCACATACCCACTAGAAAAACGACTTCTTTGCACCCGATCACCCCAGGATAGGGAGATCGCGACCTACATACTCATAGATGCCGCTGCGCGCGGATTGTGCCGGCAACAAGTTTGAACAACGAGGACACCCAATTCATGGACAACGTACTACTCATCGCCCAAGGCTCCGGTGGCATTCTAGACTGGCTCGGTACTTGGCCCGGGATTTTCTCGCTGATCGCGCTCGGGTTCGTCATGCTCGTGTTCGGCTTGCTGATCTTGCTCAAAAGCCAATACAAACGCTGCCCCAGTAACCGCGTGCTGGTCGTCTACGGTAAGACTGGCGGGGGCAAGTCGGCCCAAACCGTTCACGGTGGTGCCAAGTTCGTCTGGCCGCTGGTCCAGGACTACGCCTACTTGAGCCTGGAACCGATCCAAATTGAAATCCCGCTGCGTGGTGCTCTTTCTTCGGAAAACATCCGCGTGAACGTTCCTAGCTGCTTCACCGTCGCCATCGGCACCATGCCCGGCGTCATGGACAACGCAGCCGTTCGTCTGTTGGGTTTAACCACCAACGAAATCCGCAAACAGGCTGAAGAACTCATTTTCGGTCAGCTGCGTCAGGTGATCGCCTCCATGCGGATCGAAGAAATCAACCGCGACCGCGATACGTTCCTCGAACACATCCAGCGCTCGCTTGAACCAGAACTCAACAAGATCGGCCTGGTGCTGATCAACGTCAACATCACCGACATTACCGACGAGTCTGGCTACATCGACGCCATCGGCCAGAAGGCGGCCTCGCTGGCCATTCAACAAGCACGTGGCGACGTGGCCGACAACGAGAAGATGGGTGAAATCCGCGTGACCGCTGCTCAGCGCGACCGGGAAGTCGAAGTCGCCAACGCGACCAAGGCCCGTATGATCGGTACCCGCGAAGCCGAACGTGAACAAGCCATCCGTATCGCCGAACTCGAAAAAGAACAAACGGTCGGTGAACGCGAAGCCGAATTCCAACGCGAAGTCGCGGTGAAAGATGCCGAACGTGAAAAGCGTATTCGCATGGCCAACGCCGACGCCGAAGCAACCATCGGGGAACGCAACGCCGAGTTCGAGCGGGAAGCCCGCGTGAAAGACGCCGAACGCGAAAAGCGTGTCAAAATCGCCGAAGCCGACGCGTCCGCCATCGAAGGGGAAAACCTTTCGGAAGCCAAGGTCGCAGCCTCGAAGGCCGAACTGGCCGTCAAACGAGCCGATGCCTACGAACGCGGTGAAATCCGCAAACGCGAAGCGGAAGGTGCGGTGAAAGAAGCCGAGAACCGTGCTCTCGCCAAAGCGGCCATCGCCGAAGCCGAGCGTGTGGAAGCCGAAAAGCGTGCGTTGTTGGAAGCTCCGGCTAAAGCCGAGAAGGCCAAGATCGAAGTTGATTCGGCTGCCGAAGCTGCCCGACGTCGTATCCTGGCCCAGGCCGAAGCCGACGCGATCTACGCCAAGCTCGAAGCCGAAGCCCGCGGTGAATACGAAAAACTGGCCAAGAAGGGTGAAGGTTTGAAAGCGATCGTCGAAGCGTGCGGTAGCAGCAAGGAAGCGTTCCAACTGATGCTGCTGGAACACCTCGACACGCTGGCCGAAACCAGTGCCAAGGCAATCTCGAACATCAAGTTCGACAAGGTGGTCGTCTGGGAAGGTGGCGGTCAAAACGGCCGCTCGAACACCGCCGACTGGCTCAGTGGCATGGCCAAGACCTTGCCCCCGATGATGCAGGTCATGAAAGACATCGGCGGCATCGAACTGCCTGAAGCCCTGGTCCGCTACACCGAAGACCCCGAGTCCCTGGCCAACGGCAAAGGGAAACAAGAACCTTCGGCCAACTAACGCTGGCTTAGGTTTATCGAAATCCCAACGGCCACCATCTGGTGGCCGTTGCTTTTTCTTGAAGTCTACCGCCGCGGATTGCCCATTGGGTTTTCCAGGATTTCGTTCAGCGGGTTGAGATAGAACGTGAAGAACAGTTTGAAGATCACCACGACAAACAAAGCCGCGATCATCATCCAAATGATTACGCCACCGATGATCGCCAGCGTATTGAGGGCGGCCCGTGCTTTCTCTTGATACAAGACTGAAAGCTTCTCCATCGATTCGGAGAGGGTTCCCGAGATTTCGCCTGTCTCGACGACATCTAAAAAGTCAGGCGGAAAACTCCGCGTCCTGCGCAAGATATCGTGGATTTCTTCGCCGGCCAGGAGTTCGCGATCGACTTGATTGGCAAATTGCTGGTAGTACTGACTACGGCTTGCTTCCAGCGACAAACGCATCGCCTTGCGGATTTCCATCCCGCCCCCAATCGTAAGCGACATGGCCCAGGCCATGCGCGAAAGACAGAGCGTACGGATGGGCGTGCCAATTCCCGGAATGTTCATAATCAACCGATCGAGTTGCAGAAACGCAAACTGGCCGCGTGACCACAGGAAGTAGACGCAGTACGAGAGGAAAATGATCGTCCCGATAATCGCGAAGTACTCGATGGCCCCCTTGGTACCGACCAGGCCGACACCCAGCGGATCGATCGGCTTCCCGGTCATCTCCCCGACCCACCCCATCGCCGCAATCAGAAAGCCCACGATCAGAATTCCCAGTACCAACTGAATCATCGGCCAGAGGATGCCTGCCATAAACGAACGGCGAAGTTGGATTTGGTGCTCGTATTGATCGGCCAGTTCCAGAAAGATGCGATCCAGGTGCCCGGTCGAATCGCCCAATTCCACCATCTGGCGAAAGAGCTTCGGAAAGTACTCGCCGGTCCGGTTGATCGCGTCGTGCATCGATCCCCCGCGGTCGATGCTCTCGGTGATCTCGAGCATCATCTGCTTCTGCGACCCAAAGGCCCGCTCCGCTTCGCGCTTCCAGACACGACGTACGTCGACCCCAGCTTGAAGCTGATTGCCGACTCGGCGACACAGTTGAACAAGTTGTCCGGTACGAATGCGTGGTGAGAAGAGCATGCGCTAGTGGGAAGTTTTCAGTGTTCAGTTTTCAGTAAGAAGCTAAGCACGCTTCGACGGGTTCTCTCATCTTACTGAAAACTGAAAACGGAACACTGAAAACTCCTCGAACTCCTGCTATAATCTGCGGCTTACCTTATTTACCAGGCAAACACCGTGGCTGACTTCAAACAAATCGCGATTCTCGGCGTGGGGCTCATTGGTGGCTCTATCGGACGAGCAGCGCTTGCGCGAAAGATTGCCGACAAAGTGGTAGGTATCGGTCGCAGCGAAGAAAAGCTGGCCAGGGCCCAGCGACAAGGGTGCCTTACCGAAGCAACCACCCAGTGGCAGGCCGGCATCCGCGGAGCCGATCTGATTGTCGTTTGCTCGCCGGTCGAGTCGATCGTGCCGCTGGTCGAACAGTTGGTCCCCTTCTGCCAGCCCGGCACCATCATTACCGATGCCGGCAGTACCAAGCAGAAAATTGTAGACACCCTCCATTCGAGTGAGTCGATTCGCGGCCGCAAGGATGTCTATTTCGTCGGCAGCCACCCCATGGCGGGCAGCGACAAAAGTGGCAGCGATTATGCCACTGCCGACTTGTTTCAAAATCGCGTGACAATCGTCACTCCAGTCGCCGAAACGGAAAGAACCGCAAAAGCGACTGTCCGCAAATTTTGGGAATCGTTGGGCAGTGAAGTCCACGAGATGAGCCCCAGCGAGCATGACGCCATCGTCGCCGCTACGAGCCATATGCCCCACGTTATTGCCGCTTTGGTGGCAGCTTCCACCCCCGAAGCGATGCTCAAGTTCACCAGTACCGGTTGGGCCGATACCACGCGTATTGCCGCCGGAGACATCGATTTGTGGCGTCAGATCCTCTCCACCAATCGGGGCCACGTCTTGCAGACGCTAGCGAACTTTGAGAAATTGCTGGCTGCCTTTCGAACCTCGCTGGAAGCAGGTCAAGAAGAGCACTGGATCAAGCTCCTAAAACAGGGAAAGCACCACCGTGACATTGTGGGAAGTTGACATCTATCCCGCTTCGGGACACGTCGATCGATTGGCCCAATCCATCGTTGCCGACGCCGAAGACCTGCAAATCGCCACCCATCTCGAAATTGCCACGGCGCACGGATTTCTCGTCCAAGCCGATTTCGACGCGGATCATATCAAACTGCTCGCCGACCAACTGCTGGTCGACAACGTGGTGGAACGGGCTGTCGTCGCCCAGGCAGGGGAAGCCATCCTGGCCGAAACCCCTTCGACCCTGTACGACCGCCTGATTTACGTCATGCCTAAGCCCGGTGTGATGGATCCGGTGGCCCAAAGCACCCAGGCCGCCATCGCCGACTTTGGTAAACCAGCCGAAGCCGTTCGCACGTTCCGCAAGTACTGGATCGGTGGGCTCGACAACGCCCAGCTCGAACGCCTGGTCACCAAGCTGCTGGCCAATGACTCGGTCGAACAGGTCATCTACGGCCCGATGGACCTGGAACGCCTGTCGTTCGGCAAGTCGCAGCCGTTCGAGCTGAAGACGGTCAACATCCGCTCCCTCGACGACGATCACCTGCAACTCCTTTCCAAGGAAGGCCAGCTCTACCTGACGCTGGTCGAAATGCAGACAATCCAGAAGTACTTCCAGGAACTGGGGCGCGATCCGACCGACATCGAACTGGAAACGGTCGCCCAGACGTGGAGCGAGCACTGCAGCCACAAAACGCTGGCCGGCAAGATCGCTTAC harbors:
- a CDS encoding c-type cytochrome, which produces MEVFPVNQYDPLMPGILMAIVAVVHVFLAQFAVGGGMLLCYFQWLAMTGRCANARLFVHGYFKWLVLISFVAGAVTGVGIWFTAIQVSAPTIGEMIRNFHWIWATEYLFFLLEIFAGYLFYRYHRNISDAACLKLLGMYAFAAWMSLFLINGIISWQLTPGGWIDDHSIVAGFFNPTFWPSLFFRTIVALTLSGLVACIVVNTMTKLDQEEKRKLINYAAHLLVPMVLMPILGGWFMLAMPEDSRSWVTGGSPAMTLFMNISVGASVAIGGYAFIGMFLQKLYINGATATLLLMLAFGATAGGEFVREGSRKPYSIRYWMYSNGIFPDEVAQMRKDGCLANDPYPLTDGTKVAGEVTTRGAKVFRRQCAVCHTVVGINGVTDLTKTWDADQMRMNFAKLQHTKPFMPPFAGTPEELESLVRYLKWVEHGDDEAAEAPLEEEALANIQKWLDAAGTEPASGPRHRSDVAMKGDR
- a CDS encoding leucyl aminopeptidase, translating into MKVTGTEHKISDFSGDVLVVGTYEDGLSPPANQLDNLIGGSITRLLESNDITGKANEVTTILAPGGFAVTRIFVIGLGKKEDLNQQRAYEAAATAAVALSAKKVEKAAFYLDDFWPSELMEQAIAGAVSAVNGQDIYRKEKKQNPPGEILWNAATTEVLERGIALGNAISLTRSLVNRCANDIYPATFAEEAAVVAENHDLNIEVWDKARLTEENCGSLLAVARGSVKDPRLVIIRYNGGKKGAPPLALVGKGVTFDSGGLSLKPSDSMITMKADMAGAATVLGAIKAISALKIPVNVVGLCGLVENMVSGDSYKLGDILHSRSGKTIEVLNTDAEGRLVLADVLNVALDEKPLAIVDLATLTGACVVALGMDTAGLMTNEPDWCHEVEQAALTTGEKMWQLPMYAEFGEQVKSQIADVKNVGDGRWGGAITAAKFLEEFVDDTPWTHIDIAGPSFAEKPKPYCGGGATGFAVRTLVELARRQATR
- a CDS encoding lactate racemase domain-containing protein — encoded protein: MPWISETAKEIKKPELLTILDRAIEEARQRICGTPKRVLLLPPDITRMHSGAGWITEYFWEKLKDEAEIHVIPTLGQHEPHTPEQNKQMFGNIPNEIIHPHDWRDGCVKIGEISADFVKEISDGAADWAIPIWLNKMLMEQQWDLIINIGHVVPHEVLGFANHNKNYFIGLAGKDLICTSHMMAASCGIENNLGNLITPVRAVFNKAEEEMLGHLPDFYVQVVLARNEAGQLVHTGIHIGDDLDTYLNAAKQSRAENITVFDEPIKKIVCVMQGDEFFSTWVANKSVYRTRMAIADGGELLVIAPGLKRFGEQPDVDALIRKYGYQPTEKILELYKVNEDMQDLAHGTAHLMHGTSEDRFTIRYAPGHLNQAEVEQVNFAYADYEETIKRYPIDQLKEGFNTMPDGEEIFFIATPSAGLWSTKDKLYNRKTGFAEV
- a CDS encoding flotillin family protein, which translates into the protein MDNVLLIAQGSGGILDWLGTWPGIFSLIALGFVMLVFGLLILLKSQYKRCPSNRVLVVYGKTGGGKSAQTVHGGAKFVWPLVQDYAYLSLEPIQIEIPLRGALSSENIRVNVPSCFTVAIGTMPGVMDNAAVRLLGLTTNEIRKQAEELIFGQLRQVIASMRIEEINRDRDTFLEHIQRSLEPELNKIGLVLINVNITDITDESGYIDAIGQKAASLAIQQARGDVADNEKMGEIRVTAAQRDREVEVANATKARMIGTREAEREQAIRIAELEKEQTVGEREAEFQREVAVKDAEREKRIRMANADAEATIGERNAEFEREARVKDAEREKRVKIAEADASAIEGENLSEAKVAASKAELAVKRADAYERGEIRKREAEGAVKEAENRALAKAAIAEAERVEAEKRALLEAPAKAEKAKIEVDSAAEAARRRILAQAEADAIYAKLEAEARGEYEKLAKKGEGLKAIVEACGSSKEAFQLMLLEHLDTLAETSAKAISNIKFDKVVVWEGGGQNGRSNTADWLSGMAKTLPPMMQVMKDIGGIELPEALVRYTEDPESLANGKGKQEPSAN
- a CDS encoding type II secretion system F family protein; the protein is MLFSPRIRTGQLVQLCRRVGNQLQAGVDVRRVWKREAERAFGSQKQMMLEITESIDRGGSMHDAINRTGEYFPKLFRQMVELGDSTGHLDRIFLELADQYEHQIQLRRSFMAGILWPMIQLVLGILIVGFLIAAMGWVGEMTGKPIDPLGVGLVGTKGAIEYFAIIGTIIFLSYCVYFLWSRGQFAFLQLDRLIMNIPGIGTPIRTLCLSRMAWAMSLTIGGGMEIRKAMRLSLEASRSQYYQQFANQVDRELLAGEEIHDILRRTRSFPPDFLDVVETGEISGTLSESMEKLSVLYQEKARAALNTLAIIGGVIIWMMIAALFVVVIFKLFFTFYLNPLNEILENPMGNPRR
- a CDS encoding prephenate dehydrogenase, encoding MADFKQIAILGVGLIGGSIGRAALARKIADKVVGIGRSEEKLARAQRQGCLTEATTQWQAGIRGADLIVVCSPVESIVPLVEQLVPFCQPGTIITDAGSTKQKIVDTLHSSESIRGRKDVYFVGSHPMAGSDKSGSDYATADLFQNRVTIVTPVAETERTAKATVRKFWESLGSEVHEMSPSEHDAIVAATSHMPHVIAALVAASTPEAMLKFTSTGWADTTRIAAGDIDLWRQILSTNRGHVLQTLANFEKLLAAFRTSLEAGQEEHWIKLLKQGKHHRDIVGS